Part of the Pseudoalteromonas sp. Scap06 genome is shown below.
GATCATATTAACGGGCTTTCCCCAACTCGCGCAGGCCACTGGTAATACACTTGCTCTTGTTCTTTTAGCCTTAAACTAACGCGAGTAAAGCTATTAATTGCTGCAAATTGCGCAAAGAAATGATCGAGGATAGAGGCAAAGAAAAACATGCCACTACCTGAAAAGTCATCATTGGCGAAGGTAATTTCAATTTCACTTCCCGTTGCAAAGCTTACTCGCCCTTTTTGCACAACACGAGCCGTTGCGGGTTCTACAACCACACGGTAAATATTATCAATAAGGCCTTTTGTTTGCGGAGATGCTCTAAAGTCATAAAGGCGTAGCACTTCTTTAAGCTTATTACATGCATCATCTCCACTAAACGCGTCGAGCGTTAAATGATTAACTAATTGCCAACGAGTTGCATCGGCTAATATCGGTCTAACTGCATGAGTAAATGGAATTAAACATCTAATTTTTTTAATTACATCGCCGCGCTCTGGCATCAATAAGCCTAGCTCATCGTCTCCAAAAGGCATGCTTGCAGGGAGGTTTCGATTACTGCAATTAGCACGTACGGTTAGGACCGTGTTCCCTTCAGCATAATCCATAGCGCTATTTTCAAATCGTGCATCTACCAATGATAGAAACGATTCGGTGCCTGACTCAACATAACCCCCTGCCCATGAGGCAGTTTCTCTGCGGATATGCCAAAACAAATCATCATGGCCTTGGTATCGTGGATGGGTTTGTCCATAAAACGGACAAACTATTTGTTTATTTCCCTTATGGTCAAAGGCAATTACTTCTGAAATACCAATTACTTCTGAAATCTCAGAGTCCATATAACGCGGCGTTAACTGGTATTCGTATTCGCTCAGCTCAGGGCGAATAGGTTCTAATTCTTGTTCAAACATATTAATTATGGGCGTACACCCCATCAAGAACATGTCTTTGTCTACTTGCTTTTCAAGCTCTGAAGATTCAGCATCAAGATAAATATACACTGTGCATTTATTAGAATTTTTAGGCAACGATGAGTGAATATTTTCAAGTTCAAAAAAACGAAACTTTTCAGGAAAGGTAAAATTTTCGACGAGTAAGCGATAGCCGGCACTTGATCGCTGCGAATACGGTACAACCGCTTCATTTGCATCAAAGCCAACCGCTTTAAGTTGAGTTTTAGAAAGGTACTTTATTCCCTCATCACCATTATCAAAAGCAATGCCAATAGCGTGCTTAAACAATAATTCATACACTTTAAGCGTATGATGCCATTGGCCATTTATAAATAATCGTAATTTTTCCAGCCCAGTTTCAGCCAGTGATACACCCGGGTATTCACCGGTTAGCTCAAGTTTGAAAATTGACTTTGCTTTCTCATGCCAACGTGGTTTTGGTGCCACAAAAGGACTGTTATCAAATTGAGCACTGGTAATTTCAACAGGCCATAAGTAAGTTTCATAACAGGTTTGAAACTTACATTGCTTCATTGACTCAACATTTGTTTCAACTTCACTCGCTCTTGGAATGACTACTCCCGTGGTTGAGAGGTTTTCAGCCTCTAATTTAACCACCGACATTGAAGGAATAGGCGCTTGATAGTCAGGTAACATTTGCCCTAATAAAGCATCAGTAAGCTCAGGAAAGCTATCATCTAACTTTTGCCTAATATTAGCCGTTAAAAATGCGAACGATTCAATTAATCTAGATACATGAGGGTCTTCAATATGATCATCGCTTAGCTTTAATCGCCCTGCAACTTTAGGGTATTTTTCAGAGAAGTCTTTACCCATATGACGAACAAACGCCAATTCACGATTGTAATATTTTAATAATTCATCGTTCATAAAGAAGCCTCTATAATCTTCATCCCTAAGTTCACAGGCTCAACTTCAGAGTCAAAGCTAATAAACTCTGGCTCTGGATCTGCATATAGTAAAGCGTTTATTCGCAAGTTTAATACTCTATTTACGGGTACTTCATCGTCAGTAAATACCTCAACTTCAATGAACCGAGGCTCAAATTTCAAAATTGTATTTCTAACGGTTTCACATAGCAGTGCCCGCCCTTCGTGAGAGCTCACCGACATACTCGAAAAGTCAGGTAAACCATACGATAAGCAGGATGTTGCTAACTCTGCATATTGTGCTGGCCACGTGTGCCATTGAATTCGCGCATTTAGCAGCGCTTCTATGTCTCTGCGCACATTTTTTCTCAGCTCACTAATGCTGATCCCCTCAGTACGAGATGGGGCATCCTGAAAGTCTGGCTCATCGTCAATGAGCCTATCTAAAATGGATGCTTGAAGCTGCTGCTTATGCTCTATCATAATTATTGACTATGCTTACTCAGCTGTTTCTAAGACATTTATTTTCAGGTTTGGAACAGTGATGGCTTCATCGTTGACAAACAACATTTTCATTCCTTTACCTATAATAAATTCGTCTTGAAGTTCTTCCCAATCAGATACTTGGCCTAGCTTTTCTAGATCTGTATTTGAGTTTGCGTAAACTAGTGGCAAGTGAGCGGTACCCGATGGGCCGTCTTTAATAGTAATTTCAACGCGTAACCAAATACCCTCTAATAATGACGTTACAGGTTCTACTTTTAATGTTTCAATTTCATTAAAGTTTGCAAGGTAAAACTCGCCATTTGTACCTAGCACTTCTAAATAAGGACTTAAGCTATCATCTAAATCTCGAATTGCTGATTGCTCGTCTTCAACACTCTCCAAACGAAGCGCTTCCATTTGTTGAGCAAGACTGGCTGCTTCAGATGTTTCACCTTCAAGCAAAGCAACATGCATTTTTAAAAACAAGGTATCTAGCTCATTGGCTTCATGAAAAAGTTTAGGAATACCCTTACCTTGATAAAAATCCACGCGCGATTGCTGGGCACGAATTAAATGTCTAAGGTTAACTGCACCTACAGCAAACTCTGGGTTCTTTTGCACCATAAAGTCGAGTTGTTTGTCTGCTTTTTCAAGCTCGCCATTAATGCAAAGTAATTCAGAATAA
Proteins encoded:
- the tssF gene encoding type VI secretion system baseplate subunit TssF → MNDELLKYYNRELAFVRHMGKDFSEKYPKVAGRLKLSDDHIEDPHVSRLIESFAFLTANIRQKLDDSFPELTDALLGQMLPDYQAPIPSMSVVKLEAENLSTTGVVIPRASEVETNVESMKQCKFQTCYETYLWPVEITSAQFDNSPFVAPKPRWHEKAKSIFKLELTGEYPGVSLAETGLEKLRLFINGQWHHTLKVYELLFKHAIGIAFDNGDEGIKYLSKTQLKAVGFDANEAVVPYSQRSSAGYRLLVENFTFPEKFRFFELENIHSSLPKNSNKCTVYIYLDAESSELEKQVDKDMFLMGCTPIINMFEQELEPIRPELSEYEYQLTPRYMDSEISEVIGISEVIAFDHKGNKQIVCPFYGQTHPRYQGHDDLFWHIRRETASWAGGYVESGTESFLSLVDARFENSAMDYAEGNTVLTVRANCSNRNLPASMPFGDDELGLLMPERGDVIKKIRCLIPFTHAVRPILADATRWQLVNHLTLDAFSGDDACNKLKEVLRLYDFRASPQTKGLIDNIYRVVVEPATARVVQKGRVSFATGSEIEITFANDDFSGSGMFFFASILDHFFAQFAAINSFTRVSLRLKEQEQVYYQWPARVGESPLI
- the tssE gene encoding type VI secretion system baseplate subunit TssE; this translates as MIEHKQQLQASILDRLIDDEPDFQDAPSRTEGISISELRKNVRRDIEALLNARIQWHTWPAQYAELATSCLSYGLPDFSSMSVSSHEGRALLCETVRNTILKFEPRFIEVEVFTDDEVPVNRVLNLRINALLYADPEPEFISFDSEVEPVNLGMKIIEASL
- a CDS encoding type VI secretion system accessory protein TagJ, producing the protein MKKIHSLIREGKLADALLCCATELQDEPLNFDIRSIYSELLCINGELEKADKQLDFMVQKNPEFAVGAVNLRHLIRAQQSRVDFYQGKGIPKLFHEANELDTLFLKMHVALLEGETSEAASLAQQMEALRLESVEDEQSAIRDLDDSLSPYLEVLGTNGEFYLANFNEIETLKVEPVTSLLEGIWLRVEITIKDGPSGTAHLPLVYANSNTDLEKLGQVSDWEELQDEFIIGKGMKMLFVNDEAITVPNLKINVLETAE